The Osmia bicornis bicornis chromosome 11, iOsmBic2.1, whole genome shotgun sequence genome includes the window GGTGCattcttaatatttatttgtattattacAGTACTACTTAATGTCGTATAATACGTActtgatatttattaatatttaagcaattttaatttacctaATAATATTACTTATAAATGAGAGGGtacacattttttattattaacactttgacggaCAAATATCAGGTGGTAATTACagttggaaaattaatttaacatattttaaatttaatgaaattctcACTCGTTATTCTGCCGATGATTTCATACTAGACATAAAAGGAAAGTAAAAATTGCAAGTCATGCAATTCCAGAAAATATGAGGCCGTGAAAGTGTTAAATTACTGAAATTAACGAGGCGCTTCTTTCGATAGAAagagtttttatttttacgacCTTTCCAGCAACCTTGGAAATGAcgatataatattttatgttttagATTTTGAAGCCGTTTTCGAGTTTCCGGAAATCCAAAGATAATGACGGCGGAAGTTGCGCAGTTGCCTCACATCGAAGTCTTTCATCGTTTGTTAGAACTTCCGGTGGTGGAAAGTGCCATATCCAAATCAGCGGCAACTTATTCCCGTGTTAAAGACTCTCATCAACTGGTACATTGGACTTTCTCCACTGCAGAATTTTCTTTGAGCACTGCGACTAACAAAGCTGTACCCACTGTTGCTCCTATCGTGAAGAAACTCGAGAACCTCATACACTTTGTCGACCACACGTTGTGCCTTGGTCTCGACAAAATCGAAGAAAAAGTTCCATTGGTCAAAGAGAAACCTGAGCAGGTTAGAAATCTACCTTTCTTCCGGTTTAccaaaacaaaaatttaacatCAACTCAAAATAAACCTATAAAagatatttctatttatatatgattaaagttttatttaattctggatatttgatttattacaatattacaaattattaatattcaaagttttattcAAATGTTATATTTTCCTTAGATTTTAGAAAATGCGTATATGCTGGCACTGCAAACCctttctaatatttcgctCGTTAATCATTTAATTGTCTCGCAAGCGGTAAACTTGAGAGATAAGAGTTGGAACAAAGCGAATCAAATTTTGGAAACTCAGTATGGAAGTGCAGCTGTCAGAGGTATCGATAACACCGCTGATATTGTTGATAAGCTGatcgataaatattttcttccgACAGAAAATGAAGTTGCAATAGGTAAGTTCATTTAGCGTAGATCATTAcgcaaataattaaaattttatcatttaattt containing:
- the LOC123988336 gene encoding lipid storage droplets surface-binding protein 2-like: MTAEVAQLPHIEVFHRLLELPVVESAISKSAATYSRVKDSHQLVHWTFSTAEFSLSTATNKAVPTVAPIVKKLENLIHFVDHTLCLGLDKIEEKVPLVKEKPEQILENAYMLALQTLSNISLVNHLIVSQAVNLRDKSWNKANQILETQYGSAAVRGIDNTADIVDKLIDKYFLPTENEVAIDINTNDEDKLLHTLHTVSRLSNKAARRVYSNIMFHLRVLSIDNFKAYISSVAQFLQFTNYLHTLKHKEEENTPNMNNTTNAEAKKVN